A segment of the Georgenia sp. M64 genome:
CCCTGATCCGCCGCGCCGCCGGACGCCCACGGGCCGGGCGGGCGCGCGGGAGGCGGCGTCACCCCGGGCGCCGACGGCGCGACGCTCACCGAGCCGGTCGTGCTCGCGAGCGAGGGCGGCGTCCTCGAGCTCGAGCTGGAGATGGCGGAGCGCGAGGTGAGGCTCGGCGACGTCACCGCCCGGCTTCTCACGTACAACGGCACGGTGCCGGGCCCGACGCTGCTGCTGCGCCCGGGCGACATCCTGCGGGTCCGCCTCGTCAACCGGCTCGACGACGTCACGAACCTCCACGTCCACGGCCTGCACGTCTCCCCGGAGGGCAACGGCGACAACCCGTTCCTCGCAATCGAACCCGGGGAGAGCTTCGACTACGAGATCGCGCTCCCCGACGACCACCCGACGGGCACGTTCTGGTACCACCCCCACCACCACGGGATGGTGGCGGACCAGATGTTCGCCGGCCTCTACGGCGCCATCGTCGTCGAGGACGACCTGCCGGCCGGCCGGGTCCTCGTCGTCTCGGATCTCTCTCTCACCGCCGACGGCGCAGTGCGGCAGGTGTCCATGCCCGAGCGGATGATGGGCCGTGAGGGCGAGACCGTCCTCGTCAACGGCCAGGTCCGGCCGAGGATCACGGCCGCACCGGGCGAGCGGCAGCGCTGGCGGGTGGTCAACGCCTGCACCTCCCGCCACCTCCGGCTCGAGCTCGAGGGTCAGGAGGTGACGGTGCTCGGGGTCGACCTCGGCCGCGAGGCCGAGCCGCCGTCGCTCGGCGACCTGCTCCTCGCGCCCGGCAACCGGGCGGACCTGCTCGTCACCGCCGCCGAGGGCACGGCGACCCTGCGGGCCCTGCCCCACGACCGGGGCGGGATGATGGGGATGATGGGCGGGGCGACCACCTCCTCGGAGCCGGTCACGCTCGCGACCCTCGAGGTGGCGGGGCCGGCGGCGGAGCCACCGGCCGAGCTCCCGCCGGCCGGTGACGTCCGGGACCTGCGCGACGTCGAGCCGGCCGCCCGCCGCACCCTGACCTTCACCATGGGCATGGGCCGCGGCCGGGGACCGGGCGGGATGACCTTCGGCTTCGACGGTCGCGGGTTCGACGCCGAGCGCACGGACCAGGAGGTCGCGGCCGGCGCCGTCGAGGAGTGGGTCATCGACAACCCCACCCCGATGGACCACCCGTTCCACCTGCACGTGTGGCCGATGCAGGTGGTGGAGGCGGCCGGCGCCGCCGTCGCGGCCCCCACGTGGCGCGACGTCGTCGCCGTCCCGGCGGGCTCACGCGTGGTGGTGCGGGTGCCGTTCGAGGACCTCACCGGCCGGACCGTCTACCACTGCCACATCCTCGACCACGAGGACGCCGGGATGATGGGCGTCGTCGACGTGCGGGCCTGAGGCTTCGACGCACGTCCGAGGACGCCGGAGGGCCGGCCACCCGCGGTGACCGGCCCCCGCAGGACGTCAGATCGTGCTCATCGACTCCATCGACGCCACGCCGAGGACGACGAAGAGGATGAGCGCGATGACCCCGAGGATGCCGAGGATGGTGCCGATCCAGCCCAGGACCTTGCCCGCGGTGGCGGGCTTGCCGAGGCGCTCCGCCTTGCCGGACTGCCACAGGGCGAGCGGGCCGAAGATGATCGGCATGAGAACGACCCCGAGGATGCCGAACACCAGGGACAGGGTGACGGCCTTGTCGGCGTCGACGCTCTGCTGGGAGTACTGCATCGGCGCGGCCGGGGCCACCGGCGCGCCGTACTGCGAGCCGTAGCCCTGCTCGTAGGAGCCGGTCTGGCCGTACTGCTGCTGGCCGTACCCGCCCTGGTCGTAGGTGGGGGTCTGGCCGTACTGGCTGCCGTACTGCTGGCTGCCGGTCTGGTGGGCGCCGGCGGAGTCGGCGGAGGGGGCGCCGTAGGCGTCGGGGCTGTTCGACCCCTGGCTGCTGTCGCGGGTCCAGTCGGACATGGGTGTGGTCTCCTCAGGGGAAGGGGTCGGGCATCTGCCTCGGCCTCAAGCGAACCACACGCGATGCCCGGAATGCCCCGCAAACGCGCCGCACGCGCCGGGCGGGTCACTGAAGCGCCCCAGGGTCATTGCCGCGACGACCGTAGGATCTCACCATCATGAGCGCGCCCACCCACCTCAGCCCGGCCCAGACCGAGGCCGTCACGCGGCGCGGCCTTCGCCTCGCCCGGTTCACCGTCGGCTACAACGTGGTGGAGGGCGCCGTGGCGATCACGGCCGGGCTCGCCGCGGGCCTGGTCTCGGTGGTGGGGTTCGGCATCGACTCGGCCATCGAGTCCATCTCGGGCGTCCTCGTCGCGCTGCGCCTCTCTGCGCGCCTGCGGCACGGCGAGGCCGACGAGCACAAGGAGCGCATCGCGCTGCAGCTCGTCGCCGTGACCTTCTTCCTGCTGGCCGCGTACGTGACCGTCGAGGGGATCCGCAGCCTCGTCGGCGGCGAGACGCCGGACGCCTCCCCCGTGAGCATCGGCCTGCTCGTCGCCTCGATCGTCGTCATGCCGCTGCTGGCCGCCGCGAAGCGACGGGTGGGCATGCAGCTCGGCGGCGACCGGCTCATCCTCGCCGACGCCGCCGAGACGCGGATCTGCGTGCTCCTGTCGGTCTCCACGCTTCTGGGGGTGGGCCTGTTCCAGCTCACCGGTGCCGCGTGGCTCGACCCGGTGGCCGGGTTCGTCATCGCGGCCTTCGCCGTCCACGAGGGGCTGGAGGCCTGGGAGGGCGAGCTCGTCGAGGACGAGGACTGACCGCAGCGAGGGCCGGGTCATGGTGGACCCGGCCCCTCGCCGTCGTCGAGCCCGCCGGCGCCTCAGTCGCGCCGGGTGGCGTCGCGAACCTCGCCCACGAGCTCCTCGAGCACATCCTCCAGGGCGACGACGCCGAGCAGCGCGCCGCCCTCCTCCACCGCCGCGAGGTGGGCGCCCTCGCGCTGCATGACCCGCATGACGGTGCGCAGCGAGTCGTCCGAGCGCACCTGGGACAGGGCGCGCAGCCGGGCCGCCGCGACCGGCAGGTCCCGGTCGGCCGGGTCGGTGGTGAGCAGGTCCTTGACGTGGACGTACTCACGCATCGCACCGTCGCCGGAGCGGATCGGGAAGCGCGAGAAGCCGGTGGTGGCGCTCAGCTCCTCCAGCTCGGCGACGGTGGACTCGCGTGTGGTGGTGACCAGCTCGGCCGAGGGCAGGAGCACCTGGGACACCGTGCGCTCCTCGAAGCCGAGCGCGCCGATGAGCAGCTGGAGCTCCTCCTCGTCCAGGAAGCCCTCCCGGCCGGACTCGGCGACCAGGCCGGCCACCTCGTCGCGGGTGAAGGCGGTGGTCACCTCGTCCTGCGGGGCGACCCGCAGGAGACGCAGCACGACGTTCGCGGACTCGTTGAGGATCCACACGACCGGCCGGACGACCCACACGATGCCGTAGAGGATCGGCCCGAGGACGAGCGCGGAGCGGTCGGGTCCGGCCAGGGCGATGTTCTTCGGGACCATCTCGCCGAGCACCATGTGGAAGAACACCACGATCGCCAGGGCGATCGTGAACGCGACCGGGTGCACGAGCCCCTCGGGCACCCCGAGCGAGGCGAAGACCGGCTCGAGCAGGTGGGCCAACGCGGGCTCGGCGATGGCGCCCAGCCCCAGGGAGCTGACGGTGATGCCCAGCTGGGCGCCGGCCATCATGAGCGAGACCCGCTCCATGGCGCGCAGGGTCACGCGGGCCACGCGTGAGCCCTCCGCGGCGCGCGGCTCGATCTGGGTGCGCCGGGCGGAGATGAGCGCGAACTCGGCCCCCACGAAGAACGCGTTGGAGATCAGCAGCCCCAGGGCCACCAGGAGTGCGGTTCCGGTGCTCATCGGCGGGCCTCCTCGGCGCCGTGGTCGAGCGGCAGGAGGCGGACCCCGGCGACCCGGTGGTGGTCCATGCGCACCACGGTGGCGCGCACCTCGACGGTGCGGCGGCCGACGTGCTCGACGTCGGAGTGGTCCGCGCACTCCAGGACCACCTCGTCGCCGACCTCGGGCAGGCGCCCGAGGAGCTCGGTGACGAGTCCGCCGACGGTGTCGGAGTCCTCACCCTCGGGCAGCTCGAGGTCGATGAGGTCGCTGACCTCGTCGGGGCGCAGCAGACCGGAGACGGTGAGGCTGCCGTCGGCGCCGCGGTGGTGACGCCGTTCGCCGTCGTCCTGCTCGTCCTCGATCTCCCCGACGATCTCCTCCAGGAGGTCCTCGAGGGTGACGATGCCGGCGGTGCCGCCGTACTCGTCGACGACGACGGCCATCTGCAGGCCGGCGTCGCGCAGCGTGGCCAGGAGCGGGTCGAGCTCCATGGTCTCCGAGACGGCCTGCGGCTCGACCATGACGTCGCCGATCGGCCGCTCGCCCCGCTCGGCGGCGGGCACCGAGAGGGCGTGCTTGAAGTGGACGAACCCGACGACGCGGTCGACGGTGTCGACGATCACCGGGAAGCGGCCGTGGCCGGTGGCGCTGGCCTGGGCGATGACCTCCGCGACCGGGTCGTCGGCGCGGAGGAAGTGCACCCGGGTGCGCGGGGTCATGACGTCCCCGGCGCTGTGGTGACCGAACTCGATGGAGCGCATGACGAGTTCCGCCGTCGGCCGGTCCAGGGTGCCCTGGCGGTGGGAGCGGTCGACGAGGGAGGACAGCTCCTGGGCCGTGCGCGCCGAGGCGAGCTCCTCGCGCGGCTCGATGCCCATGGCCCGCAGGACCAGGTTCGCGGCGCCGTTGAGGAACCGGATGACCGGCCCCGCGACGGTCGCGAAGATCTTCTGGGGCAGCGCGACGGCGCGGCCCACCCGCAGCGGCTCGGCGATGGCCCAGTTCTTGGGCACGAGCTCGCCGACGATCATCTGCACGTAGGTGACGACGACGAGGGCGAGGGTGAGGGACAGGCCGGTGATCGCGGCGTCGGGCAGGCCGGTCAGGCCCAGCGGGCCGCGCAGCAGCGTGGCCAGGGACGGCTCGGCGAGCGCGCCGACGAGCAGCGAGGTCACGGTGATGCCCAGCTGGGCGCCGGAGAGCTGGGTGGACAGCGTCTTGAGGCCGCCGAGGAGGGAGCGCGAGCGCTTGTCCCCACCCTCGGCCTCCCGCTCGACGGTGGCCCGGTCGACGGTGATGTAGGCGAACTCGACGGCGACGAAGATCGCGTTGGCGAGGATGAGGACGAGTGCGATCGCGAGGAGGAGCCACTCGGTCATGCGCTCACCCGCCGGGTGGCAGGGGCGGGGCGACGATGGTGGCCCGGACTGTCAGGGTCCGAGCTGTCCGCGGCCTCGGCCACGGGGATCCCACCGGCGCCCGGACGGGCGTCAGGGTTCTGGTTCACGCCTCTACTGTACGGAACGCCGGCGCAGCGGCCTCCGGCCGGGTGCGGCGACGGCGGCGTCACCGGGTTCGCGGTCGCACACCTCGTCCGGGCCGCGGTCCGGGTCGGTGGCGCGCCACTCCTTGAGGGCCGCCCAGGCGACGGCGGCGATCGGCACCGCCAGGAGCGCACCCACGATGCCGGAGACGATCGTCCCGGCGGTCAGGGCGAGGAGGATCGCCAGGGGGTGCAGCGCGAGCGCCTTGCCGATGACGACCGGGGCGAGGAGGTCGCCCTCGAGCTGGTTCACGCCGATGACGACGGCGACGACGATGAGCGCCGTCACCGGGCCGTTGGCGACCAGGGCGATGAGGGCGGCGAGGGTGCCCGCGAGGGTGGCGCCGATGAGAGGGATGAACGCGCCCAGGAACACGATGGTCGCCAGCGGCAGGGCCAGCGGGACGCCGAGGATGACCAGGGCGACCCCGATGACGACGGCGTCGACGAGCGCGACGACGGCCGTGCCCCGGACGTACCCGCCGAGGACGGTCACCGAGCGCTCCCCGATCCGCCAGACCCGCGGGCGGACGTCCTCGTCGAGCGGGCGCAGGAAGAACCCGAAGATGCCGCGGCCGTCCTTGAGGAGGAAGAAGAGGATGACGATGCCGAGCAGCAGTCCGGCCACCACCTCGATGGCGGCGGAGGCCCCGGCGATCGCCCCACCCTGGACGGTGTCGGACGTGAGGAACTCGGTGAGCTGCTCGCGGGCGGCGGTGATCTGCTCCTCGCTGATCCCGAGCGGGCCGGTGGCGAGGTAGTCCTGAAGCTGGTCGAGGCCGCGCTCGGCGCCCTCGACGAGCTGGTCGGACTCGTCGCGGATCTCCCGGCCGACGAGCCACAGGATCGTGCCCAGGCCACCGAGCCCGACGATGAGCGTGGCCCACGTGGCCAGGGCGTTGGGCCAGCCGTGACGGCGGAGGAAGGCCACCGCCGGGCTCATCGCCGCGGCGAGGATGGTGACGATGAGGATCGGGATGACGAGCAGCTTGAGCTCGCGCAGCCCGATGACGAGGACGGTGGCGAGGCCGAGGACGAGCAGGACCTGCGCGGCGCGGATGGCCGCTCGGCCCAGGCTGTCCTCCCAGATCCCCCGGCGACGGCGCCGCGAGCCCTGGGTGATCGCGGCGGCAGCGCCGGAGGCGGCTGCGGGGGGTGCCGTGCCGGCGGTGACGCCGGGCTGGGCGGCTGCGGCGCCGGGTGTCCGGGGGGCGGCGACACCGGGCGCGGACGACGTCGCGGTTCCCGGGGTCTTCGTGGCGGCGTCACGGGAGCGCGGTCTGCGGATCTTCACCGCCCCAGGCTTGCACCCCCGCCGCCGCGCGGCACGTCAGGGGCCGCGGGTGGTCCCCCGTCGCTACCGGGCGGGTGAGCTCCCAGCAATGCACCGCCCCGCAGCCGCGCCGGCCTGCCGAGCGGTTCCCTCGTGCATGAGCGATCCCTCTGGCGCCACTTCCTCCGCCGCGAGCGATCCCTGCGTCGCCCAACGATCCCTCCGGCGCCACTTCCTCCGCCGCGAGCGATCCCTGCGTCGCCCAACGATCCCTCCGTCGCCGAGCGAGAGCGGTGTGCGGGGATCTCTCGGCGACGGAGGGATCAGTCGCGACCGAGCATCCCGTTGCGCCGATCACCCAACGGCGCCCACCGGCCGCGGTCGCGCCGCTCCACGGCGGCGCGGCCGGTCGAGGCCAGCGCGGCGACCTCGGCGACGGCGGCATCCGCGGCAGTCAGGGCCTCGCCGTCGTCCGCGGCGGTGAACCGGACCGTCACGACGGCGCGGCCGGCGACGACGGCGAGGTCGCGCGCCTCGACGCTGACGAGCCTGGCGACGGCGTTCGACGCGGCGGGCAGCACGCTCTCGGGCGCCACCCCGGGGTTGAGCAGGCCGACGGGGACGCGGACGCGGTAGGACGGCACCGGCGTCAGCCTACGTCCGTCGTCGTGCCGCCCTCGGCCCAGTGGTGGTGGAGGCGGTCCGCACGGTCAGGCGAGCGGTGCGACCGAGCCCTGCTCGACCGAGCTCTCGACGAGGTGCAGGCGGGTGACGAGTCGCTGGGCGAGCTGGTTCGGGGGCCAGCAGATGTACGTGGAGAGCTGGTAGACGTCCTCGCTCGGGCTCTCCCGGTAGACCTTGTCGTCGATGTTGAGGTCCGACTCGTACAGGGCGAAGCTGCCCTCGGCGTCCTCCGGCGGGACCACCTCGTAGACGTACCGGTAGACCAGGTCCGGCTCGCTGGGGTGCGGCGTCCAGATGGTCACCCGGTCCCCGACCTCCATGACGCCGCTGGCGCCGGCGACCCGGCCCTCGTGCTCCTCGCCGTTGAGCGCCACGGAGCCGTCGATGCCCAGCACGTTGTGCAGACCGATGACGAGCTCGTTGGGGTCGGTGATGGTGTCGATGACCGCGCCCATCATGAGCAGCCGGTTGCCGTCCCGCGGGTCGACCATGGCCGTCAGCCGCAGGACGGCCTTCTCGCCCGCCGCCGGGCGGTCGTAGTCGCCGCCGAAGAAGGCGTCGTAGGCGGAGTCGGCCATGACGGCGGACTCCGAGGTCCGGTCGCCGCGGTACTCCATCTCGATCGCGCCGACGAAGTCCTCGTGACCGAAGATGCCCGGGTCCAGGGGCGGCGGTGCCTCTCCCGGGTCGGCCTCAGCCTGCTGGGTCACCCCCGTGGTCTCGGCCGGGTGCTCACCGGCCGTCTCGCCGGCCTCCCGGGAGGACTCAGCGGCGGAGAGGGCGGGAGTCGGTTCGGGGTCGTTGCTGCACGCCGCCAGGCCGACGGCGGCCGCGAGCGCGAGGCCCAGCACTGCCGCCGCGCTGCTCCTACGTGGGTTCATCGTCGCGTCCTCACAGCCGTGTGCGTCTCGTCACCAGTGGAGCACAGCACCGCGCGGCAGCGTGGCCGGTTGACGCACCCGGAAGGGAACGCGCCGGACGCGCGCGACCACGGCACCACCGGGTGGGAAGAGGGACCGCACCGCAACGGTGCGATCCCTCCCCCGGACGGACAACCTCGCCACCGCGAGTCCAGGAACGGGGCGCCCCAGAGCCCCGCGTCCCGGACGTCAGCGGGTCTGCAGCGTCCGGATGACCTTCTGCGTGGGAGCAGGGGTCGGCTTGGGCGTGGGCTTCTTGTCGTCGTCGTCCGGGCAGACGCCGCCGTACTCGGGAGCCTCGGCCTCGCAGGACTGGTCGGCGACGTGGCCGTCGGCGAAGGCTGCGCCGGGGATGGCGACAAGCGCGGCGACGGCGGCGATGGACACGACGGTGCGGGAGAGCTTCATGATGTGCCTCATTCAGTCAGGGGCTAATCTCGACAACCGTAGCGCAAGCCTCTCAGCATGGGGAGTCGTTCACGACGACTTCTGTCGGGCTCGCGAGCGGCGTCGTCCGGACCTGGGCCGGGGCGTCCTGACCTGCGGCGGTCTCGACGTCGACCTCGAGGACGTGGGACGCCCCGGGGGTCAGGGTCACGCGGGTGACCGAGACGACCATGCCCTCGTGGGCGTAGAAGCCGGTCACCGACTCCTCCGAGCCGTCGAGCCGCACGGCATCGATCCGCCCGCCGGCGGGGCTGTAGACCATGACGTTGGTCCACACCTCACCGGGCGTCAGCCAGCCGCGGCCGGTGAGCTGGTCGGGGTAGGAGCTGACCTCCTCGGGGGCGGTGGAGGCGATGTCCAGGGTCAGGGTGAGCGCCCGGGCGCCGTCGGACAGGCACGAGGTCCGCTCGACCGTGACCGCGGTGTCGAGGTAGTAGCTCATCTTCGTGGCGCTGGCGTCGTTGAGGTAGACACCGAGCTCGGGTGCGCCGTCGACCTCGCCGAGCAGCTCGCCGCTCAGCACGGTCCCGGACAGCAGGCTCTGCTCGCGCGGGTCTGAGGACCACAGCATCAGCCGGCCCTCGTCGGCGGACGACGCCAGGGCGGGCAGGAGCGCGGCGGGGTTCCCGCCGCCGGCGAGGAGCCTGGTGAAGGCGGCCCTGGCGGCGTCGGCGAAGACGGCGTCCTGCTCCTCGGCGCGGAAGAGCTCGACGTAGACCTCGTTGAGGAGCACGCGCGCGGCGTTGTCCCCGTCCAGGCGCCGGCCGTCGGCGAGCTCGACCGGTCCGGTGACCCCCAGCACCCGCTGCAGGACCACCGGGTCGACGGAGACGACGCCGTCGACGTGCTCCCCGCGCGCCCCGGTCCACATGGCGCTGACGATCTCCGCGGTGCGCGGGAAGTCCGGCGTCATCGAGGGGTTGGCCCCGAACACGGCCAGCCGCTCGGTGAAGAGGTCCGTCTCCTCCGCGGTGAGCTCCACGACCGGCTCCTCCGTGCTGAAGGGTCCGGCTCCGAACTGCTCCCCGAGGGTGATCGACCCGTCACTGGCGGTGAGCGAGATCCACGCGCCGAGGATGCCGCCGGTGGCGCGCGCCTCCGCCGGGTTCTGGGCGACGAGCACGTAGCGGCGCTCGCCGTAGGCGCCGAGCATCGAGGGCAGGAGCTGGACCGCGCGGGACGCCGTCGCCGTCGTCATCGCGAGGTCGTCGACCATCCCCCGCAGCTCGGTGAGCGGGCCGCGGACCTCCGGCAGCACCCGCTCGGAGTCGGCGGCGGCGAGGCGGATCGCCGCTTCCCGCACCTCGTCGTCGGCGGCGGTGACCCGGGGGGCGATCTCGATGAACGGGTCGAGCTCGATCCGGCCCTCCTGCGGGGAGAGGACCGCGGGGTCGAGGACGGCGGTGGCGTCCGCGAGCT
Coding sequences within it:
- a CDS encoding hemolysin family protein produces the protein MTEWLLLAIALVLILANAIFVAVEFAYITVDRATVEREAEGGDKRSRSLLGGLKTLSTQLSGAQLGITVTSLLVGALAEPSLATLLRGPLGLTGLPDAAITGLSLTLALVVVTYVQMIVGELVPKNWAIAEPLRVGRAVALPQKIFATVAGPVIRFLNGAANLVLRAMGIEPREELASARTAQELSSLVDRSHRQGTLDRPTAELVMRSIEFGHHSAGDVMTPRTRVHFLRADDPVAEVIAQASATGHGRFPVIVDTVDRVVGFVHFKHALSVPAAERGERPIGDVMVEPQAVSETMELDPLLATLRDAGLQMAVVVDEYGGTAGIVTLEDLLEEIVGEIEDEQDDGERRHHRGADGSLTVSGLLRPDEVSDLIDLELPEGEDSDTVGGLVTELLGRLPEVGDEVVLECADHSDVEHVGRRTVEVRATVVRMDHHRVAGVRLLPLDHGAEEARR
- a CDS encoding multicopper oxidase family protein, yielding MLASEGGVLELELEMAEREVRLGDVTARLLTYNGTVPGPTLLLRPGDILRVRLVNRLDDVTNLHVHGLHVSPEGNGDNPFLAIEPGESFDYEIALPDDHPTGTFWYHPHHHGMVADQMFAGLYGAIVVEDDLPAGRVLVVSDLSLTADGAVRQVSMPERMMGREGETVLVNGQVRPRITAAPGERQRWRVVNACTSRHLRLELEGQEVTVLGVDLGREAEPPSLGDLLLAPGNRADLLVTAAEGTATLRALPHDRGGMMGMMGGATTSSEPVTLATLEVAGPAAEPPAELPPAGDVRDLRDVEPAARRTLTFTMGMGRGRGPGGMTFGFDGRGFDAERTDQEVAAGAVEEWVIDNPTPMDHPFHLHVWPMQVVEAAGAAVAAPTWRDVVAVPAGSRVVVRVPFEDLTGRTVYHCHILDHEDAGMMGVVDVRA
- a CDS encoding AI-2E family transporter, with the translated sequence MKIRRPRSRDAATKTPGTATSSAPGVAAPRTPGAAAAQPGVTAGTAPPAAASGAAAAITQGSRRRRRGIWEDSLGRAAIRAAQVLLVLGLATVLVIGLRELKLLVIPILIVTILAAAMSPAVAFLRRHGWPNALATWATLIVGLGGLGTILWLVGREIRDESDQLVEGAERGLDQLQDYLATGPLGISEEQITAAREQLTEFLTSDTVQGGAIAGASAAIEVVAGLLLGIVILFFLLKDGRGIFGFFLRPLDEDVRPRVWRIGERSVTVLGGYVRGTAVVALVDAVVIGVALVILGVPLALPLATIVFLGAFIPLIGATLAGTLAALIALVANGPVTALIVVAVVIGVNQLEGDLLAPVVIGKALALHPLAILLALTAGTIVSGIVGALLAVPIAAVAWAALKEWRATDPDRGPDEVCDREPGDAAVAAPGRRPLRRRSVQ
- a CDS encoding DUF4012 domain-containing protein; amino-acid sequence: MTDPRRTAATVDDAPAAAPVDGRPARRRRRGRPGRPPRRRHPGRWVALILTLAILVLVLSAVLVGLDALRAQASLRTAGSAVGTLRTQVLDGDREAAATTLDRLRSDAAEARADTHGPHWWLAARMPVVGASVKAVQTVTEVVDGLATGALPELADATAVLDPAVLSPQEGRIELDPFIEIAPRVTAADDEVREAAIRLAAADSERVLPEVRGPLTELRGMVDDLAMTTATASRAVQLLPSMLGAYGERRYVLVAQNPAEARATGGILGAWISLTASDGSITLGEQFGAGPFSTEEPVVELTAEETDLFTERLAVFGANPSMTPDFPRTAEIVSAMWTGARGEHVDGVVSVDPVVLQRVLGVTGPVELADGRRLDGDNAARVLLNEVYVELFRAEEQDAVFADAARAAFTRLLAGGGNPAALLPALASSADEGRLMLWSSDPREQSLLSGTVLSGELLGEVDGAPELGVYLNDASATKMSYYLDTAVTVERTSCLSDGARALTLTLDIASTAPEEVSSYPDQLTGRGWLTPGEVWTNVMVYSPAGGRIDAVRLDGSEESVTGFYAHEGMVVSVTRVTLTPGASHVLEVDVETAAGQDAPAQVRTTPLASPTEVVVNDSPC
- a CDS encoding hemolysin family protein, producing MSTGTALLVALGLLISNAFFVGAEFALISARRTQIEPRAAEGSRVARVTLRAMERVSLMMAGAQLGITVSSLGLGAIAEPALAHLLEPVFASLGVPEGLVHPVAFTIALAIVVFFHMVLGEMVPKNIALAGPDRSALVLGPILYGIVWVVRPVVWILNESANVVLRLLRVAPQDEVTTAFTRDEVAGLVAESGREGFLDEEELQLLIGALGFEERTVSQVLLPSAELVTTTRESTVAELEELSATTGFSRFPIRSGDGAMREYVHVKDLLTTDPADRDLPVAAARLRALSQVRSDDSLRTVMRVMQREGAHLAAVEEGGALLGVVALEDVLEELVGEVRDATRRD
- a CDS encoding DUF4190 domain-containing protein; amino-acid sequence: MSDWTRDSSQGSNSPDAYGAPSADSAGAHQTGSQQYGSQYGQTPTYDQGGYGQQQYGQTGSYEQGYGSQYGAPVAPAAPMQYSQQSVDADKAVTLSLVFGILGVVLMPIIFGPLALWQSGKAERLGKPATAGKVLGWIGTILGILGVIALILFVVLGVASMESMSTI
- a CDS encoding cation transporter, encoding MSAPTHLSPAQTEAVTRRGLRLARFTVGYNVVEGAVAITAGLAAGLVSVVGFGIDSAIESISGVLVALRLSARLRHGEADEHKERIALQLVAVTFFLLAAYVTVEGIRSLVGGETPDASPVSIGLLVASIVVMPLLAAAKRRVGMQLGGDRLILADAAETRICVLLSVSTLLGVGLFQLTGAAWLDPVAGFVIAAFAVHEGLEAWEGELVEDED